The Oncorhynchus nerka isolate Pitt River linkage group LG12, Oner_Uvic_2.0, whole genome shotgun sequence genome includes a region encoding these proteins:
- the LOC115139082 gene encoding potassium channel subfamily K member 1-like yields MVCWVDSSQRFCRKHAFWFLLLSYVLFTLFGGLVLMAIEQPQENKLRAQVLELRENFLRDNYCAPESRLDTIIVKASFSANRNIAVLDAHRDDWSWDFISSVFFVINVLTVRGYGNSSLLSDDGKLFCIFYCLLGIPLTLFVLSCLSDLMLPILTHGPVRHLQTYWGLPYGRAVLLHASLFSLVLVILLFLLPATSLCYLEPEWSFLDTLFFCVVTLSTIGQGDYLLGKRHNKATKECMEFLTSCYLMAGIVAILTFQETATEVPQVQAVFRLFCGPQDREVKGTDGDEMVLSEEDSGPRGAPVHSP; encoded by the exons ATGGTCTGTTGGGTCGACTCGTCCCAGAGGTTCTGTCGGAAGCATGCCTTCTGGTTCCTGCTCCTCAGCTACGTCCTCTTCACACTCTTTGGGGGTCTGGTGCTCATGGCTATTGAGCAGCCCCAGGAAAACAAGCTCAGAGCACAGGTCCTTGAACTCCGAGAGAACTTTCTGAGAGACAACTACTGCGCACCGGAGAGCAGGCTGGATACAATTATCGTGAAAGCGTCCTTTTCTGCTAATCGAAACATTGCTGTCTTAGATGCACACAGAGATGATTGGAGCTGGGATTTTATCTCGTCCGTGTTCTTTGTGATCAATGTTTTGACTGTCCGTG GTTATGGTAACTCCAGTCTCCTTTCTGATGACGGAAAACTTTTCTGCATCTTCTACTGCCTGCTGGGAATCCCCCTCACCCTTTTTgtcctctcctgcctgtctgacCTCATGCTGCCCATCCTTACCCACGGCCCTGTGCGCCACCTCCAGACCTACTGGGGCCTGCCCTACGGCCGGGCAGTGCTGCTCCATGCCAGCCTCTTCTCTCTGGTCCTGGTGATACTCTTGTTCCTGCTGCCCGCTACCAGCCTCTGCTACCTGGAGCCAGAGTGGAGCTTCCTGGACACCCTGTTCTTCTGCGTGGTCACCCTCAGCACCATCGGCCAGGGGGACTACCTACTGGGGAAAAGGCACAACAAGGCGACCAAGGAGTGCATGGAATTCCTCACCTCCT GTTATTTAATGGCTGGCATCGTGGCGATTCTGACTTTCCAGGAGACTGCCACGGAGGTGCCACAGGTCCAAGCAGTGTTCCGGCTGTTCTGTGGACCCCAGGACAGAGAAGTGAAGGGAACAGACGGGGATGAGATGGTGCTCAGTGAAGAGGACTCTGGACCCAGAGGAGCTCCAGTACACTCTCCCTGA
- the LOC115138184 gene encoding LOW QUALITY PROTEIN: TAF6-like RNA polymerase II p300/CBP-associated factor-associated factor 65 kDa subunit 6L (The sequence of the model RefSeq protein was modified relative to this genomic sequence to represent the inferred CDS: inserted 1 base in 1 codon), with translation MEERRFAEVPRESVKLMAESAGVELSDDVAALLAEDVCYRLREATQSSSQFMRHAKRRKLTVEDFNRALRWSNVEAIAGYGAQDALPFRPIKEGELFFVDDRDVNLVELALATNIPKGCAETMVRVNVSYLDGKGNLEPQGTVPSAVQTLSEDLLKYYQQITRAILGEDPHLMKVALLDLQSNSKIAALLPYFVYVISGVKSVSHDLEQLNRLLHMVKSLVQNPYLYLGSYVRSLVSSVMYCILEPLAASINPLNDHWTLRDYAALLLSHIFWTHGDLVSGLYHQILLSLQKVLSDPVRPLCSHYGAVVGLHALGWKAVERVLYPHLPAYWANLQAVLDDYSVSNAQVKADGHKVYGAILVAVERLLKMKALSLSQPAEGISSAQPGSXGVMGFRVSSPGLSPPPEPLSEAALGIASHLQGPGGAGTPWDDWTPVPLPAMYCELYSFFGDSLAVRFSTGPSLGGCPPSAPSQPPDTRKEPPGPAANPDTTRKMPQLTANLNISPRQDGSPRTEPAPPSLAATAPGRSLARSSSSSSIQRRNSSSRPGQRSAGPSRDVFTKARFPPPQTGPPTFSFLIGGRQMGRRCQGRRFQTSFSSPPPLSTVPPRAYAHKLPVIGRVGKPVRRWTCSHYSLHLPL, from the exons ATGGAGGAGAGGCGCTTCGCTGAAGTCCCCAGAGAGTCTGTCAAACTCATGGCTGAGAGTGCGGGAGTGGAACTCAGCGACGATGTGGCTGCATTGTTGGCTGAAGATGTCTGCTACCGGCTTAGGGAAGCCACACAG AGCAGCTCTCAGTTCATGAGACATGCCAAGAGGAGGAAGCTGACAGTAGAGGACTTCAACAGAGCACTGCGCTGGAGCAATGTGGAG GCCATAGCTGGCTACGGTGCGCAAGATGCCCTACCTTTCCGACCGATCAAGGAGGGCGAGCTATTCTTTGTGGATGACCGTGATGTCAACCTGGTTGAACTTGCCCTGGCCACCAACATACCCAAGGGCTGTGCAGAGACCATGGTGCGAG TGAACGTGTCTTATCTGGATGGGAAAGGCAACCTGGAGCCTCAAGGTACAG TTCCCAGTGCTGTACAAACTCTCTCGGAGGATCTGCTCAAGTACTACCAGCAGATCACCCGGGCCATACTAGGAGAGGACCCACACCTTATGAAG GTGGCTTTGCTGGATCTCCAGTCCAACTCCAAGATTGCTGCCCTCCTGCCATATTTTGTATATGTCATCAGTGGG GTGAAGTCTGTGAGCCACGACCTGGAGCAGCTGAACCGTCTGCTGCACATGGTGAAGAGTCTGGTGCAGAATCCCTACCTGTACCTTGGCTCCTACGTGCGTAGCCTGGTGTCCAGCGTCATGTACTGCATCCTGGAGCCGCTGGCCGCCTCCATCAACCCCCTCAACGACCACTGGACTTTAAGGGACTACGCAGCACTTCTGCTCAGCCACATCTTCTG GACCCATGGAGACCTGGTCAGTGGTCTGTACCATCAGATTCTGCTGTCTCTGCAGAAGGTTCTGTCAGACCCGGTCCGCCCGCTGTGTTCTCACTATGGAGCTGTCGTGGGGCTACACGCACTCGGGTGGAAG GCTGTTGAGCGGGTGTTATATCCGCACCTGCCAGCCTACTGGGCTAACCTGCAAGCTGTCCTGGATGATTACTCCGTCTCCAACGCCCAGGTGAAAGCAGACGGACACAAGGTCTACGGAGCCATCCTG GTGGCGGTGGAGCGCCTGCTGAAGATGAAagccctgtctctgtcccagccaGCGGAGGGGATCAGCAGCGCCCAGCCGGGCT GGGGCGTGATGGGTTTCAGGGTGAGTTCCCCCGGGCTCAGCCCCCCTCCAGAGCCCCTCTCCGAGGCCGCCCTGGGCATCGCCAGCCATCTGCAGGGACCTGGGGGGGCTGGCACCCCCTGGGATGACTGGACCCCCGTCCCCCTGCCCGCCATGTACTGTGAGCTCTACTCCTTCTTCGGCGACAGCCTGGCGGTACGCTTCAGCACGGGCCCCAGCTTGGGAGGTTGCCCCCCGTCAGCCCCCTCCCAGCCCCCTGATACGAGGAAGGAGCCCCCTGGTCCCGCTGCTAACCCAGACACCACGCGCAAGATGCCTCAGCTCACTGCTAACCTCAACATCAGCCCCCGGCAAGACGGGAGCCCTCGCACTGAGCCCGCCCCACCTAGTCTAGCTGCCACTGCTCCAGGAAG GTCCCTGGCTcgctcttcctcctcatcctccatccaGCGCAGAAACTCCTCCTCCCGGCCGGGACAGCGCTCAGCGGGTCCATCCCGCGACGTGTTCACCAAGGCCCGTTTCCCCCCTCCTCAGACCGGACCCCCCACATTCTCCTTCCTCATCGGGGGACGTCAGATGGGCCGGCGCTGCCAGGGTCGCCGCTTCCAGACCAGCTTCagctctcccccacccctgtccACCGTACCGCCCCGTGCCTACGCCCACAAGCTGCCCGTCATCGGGAGGGTTGGCAAACCGGTGCGCCGCTGGACCTGCTCCCACTACTCCCTGCACCTgcccctctga